A portion of the Lolium rigidum isolate FL_2022 chromosome 1, APGP_CSIRO_Lrig_0.1, whole genome shotgun sequence genome contains these proteins:
- the LOC124659567 gene encoding putative F-box/LRR-repeat protein 23 — translation MDAIPERDWAELPVDAILYILRKLDVVDLVQGGVAAVCSSWRRAARDEAVLWRHIDVRGRFPGDLDHLARGAVCVSTGQCENFCGQFLDDDFLLFLADRAPLLRCLRLKFCHGITSEGFAAAITNFPLLEELELDLCRGIDDTGGVFEHVARSCPRMKHITYLKHPGFNFHITDCDNDREALAIASMPELRTLQLFRDNLTNTGLTSIIDNCPHLEFLDLRSCCNISMDDALQAKCSRIKKSTLLPDFKDQRDHFDTDSEIVLARSRIPTL, via the exons ATGGACGCGATCCCAGAGAGGGACTGGGCGGAGCTGCCGGTCGACGCGATCTTGTACATCCTCCGCAAGCTCGACGTGGTCGACCTCGTCCAGGGCGGCGTGGCCGCGGTGTGCAGCTCCTGGCGCCGCGCCGCGCGCGACGAGGCTGTGCTGTGGCGCCACATCGACGTTCGCGGCCGCTTCCCGGGCGATCTCGACCACCTCGCCCGTGGTGCCGTCTGCGTCAGCACCGGGCAGTGCGAGAATTTCTGCGGCCAGTTCTTGGACGAcgacttcctcctcttcctcgccgacCG GGCACCCCTGCTGAGATGTCTCCGCCTCAAATTCTGCCATGGAATCACCAGTGAAGGATTTGCTGCGGCCATAACCAACTTTCCTCTGCTTGAGGAGCTTGAGCTTGATCTGTGTCGTGGTATAGATGACACTGGTGGGGTGTTTGAGCATGTCGCGAGATCATGTCCTCGGATGAAGCATATCACATATTTAAAACACCCCGGCTTCAACTTCCACATTACTGATTGCGATAATGACCGGGAAGCCCTGGCAATCGCAAGTATGCCAGAGCTACGAACCCTGCAGCTTTTTCGCGATAATCTCACCAATACAGGGCTGACATCCATCATTGACAATTGCCCCCACCTGGAATTCCTTGATTTAAGAAGTTGCTGCAATATCAGCATGGATGATGCCCTGCAAGCTAAGTGTTCTAGGATAAAGAAAAGCACACTACTTCCTGACTTCAAGGACCAACGTGACCACTTCGACACTGACAGCGAGATAGTTCTTGCTCGCTCTCGTATTCCGACATTGTAG